In the Thauera sedimentorum genome, one interval contains:
- a CDS encoding TrmH family RNA methyltransferase — protein sequence MKAISSRDNPAVRRLHALAGSARERRKHGETLLDGAHLLTAALQVGWPLKEVVVSDHGLAQADIASLLERAAGVPVLHLPDRLFAHVSPVDSPSGVLAVIDLPAPPPVKTLRDTVVLLDGVQDTGNLGTILRTAAAAGVADVLLTPGCAQAWAPRVLRAGMGAHFVLRIHEGVDAAERLAAFPGPVIATALAAGARNLYQTDLARPVAWLFGAEGQGLSAEVAALASETVIIPMQGAIESLNVGAAAAVCLFEQVRQGQRSS from the coding sequence GTGAAGGCGATCAGCTCGCGCGACAATCCGGCGGTCCGCCGCCTGCATGCCCTGGCCGGCTCGGCGCGCGAACGCCGCAAGCACGGTGAGACGCTGCTGGACGGCGCCCATCTGCTGACCGCCGCACTCCAGGTCGGGTGGCCGCTCAAGGAAGTGGTGGTCAGCGACCATGGGCTGGCGCAGGCGGATATCGCAAGCCTGCTCGAACGTGCGGCGGGCGTTCCGGTCCTGCATCTACCCGATCGGCTGTTCGCTCACGTCAGTCCGGTCGACAGCCCGTCCGGCGTGCTCGCAGTGATCGACCTGCCCGCGCCGCCGCCGGTGAAAACCTTGCGCGACACGGTGGTGCTGCTCGACGGCGTTCAGGATACCGGCAATCTCGGCACCATCCTGCGCACCGCGGCCGCAGCGGGTGTGGCCGACGTGTTGCTGACCCCCGGCTGCGCCCAGGCCTGGGCGCCTCGCGTGCTGCGCGCCGGCATGGGGGCGCACTTCGTGCTGCGCATCCACGAGGGCGTCGATGCCGCCGAGCGCCTGGCCGCCTTCCCCGGCCCGGTGATCGCCACGGCCCTGGCCGCCGGGGCGCGGAACCTGTACCAGACCGATCTTGCCCGGCCGGTTGCGTGGTTGTTCGGCGCGGAGGGGCAGGGGCTTTCCGCTGAGGTGGCCGCGCTGGCGAGCGAGACGGTGATCATCCCGATGCAGGGCGCGATCGAGTCGCTCAATGTGGGGGCCGCGGCTGCGGTTTGCCTGTTCGAGCAGGTGCGCCAGGGACAGCGCTCGTCATGA
- the rnhB gene encoding ribonuclease HII, translated as MQAARGLLICGVDEAGRGPLCGPVVAAAVILDPARPIAGLADSKKLSEKARERLAPVIREQALAWAVAQASVEEIDRLNILHATMLAMRRAVEALTQVPDEVLVDGNRCPQLSVPVRAIVKGDALEPAISAASILAKTARDATMVALDAEFPHYGLAGHKGYPTAAHLAAIRCHGVAPFYRRSFAPVRAILENPPLWAEEGEQ; from the coding sequence ATGCAGGCTGCGCGCGGTCTCCTGATCTGCGGGGTGGACGAGGCCGGCCGCGGCCCGCTGTGCGGCCCGGTGGTCGCCGCCGCAGTGATCCTTGATCCGGCGCGGCCGATTGCCGGCCTGGCAGATTCCAAGAAGCTCAGCGAGAAGGCGCGCGAGCGGCTCGCGCCGGTGATCCGCGAACAGGCGCTGGCCTGGGCGGTGGCCCAAGCCAGCGTCGAGGAAATCGACCGCCTGAACATCCTGCACGCCACCATGCTGGCGATGCGCCGCGCAGTCGAAGCGCTGACCCAGGTGCCGGACGAGGTGCTGGTCGACGGCAACCGCTGCCCGCAACTCAGCGTGCCGGTGCGCGCCATCGTCAAGGGCGATGCGCTGGAGCCGGCGATCTCCGCCGCGTCCATCCTCGCCAAAACCGCGCGCGATGCGACCATGGTGGCGCTGGACGCCGAGTTCCCGCACTATGGCCTGGCCGGCCACAAGGGCTATCCCACCGCCGCGCACCTGGCGGCCATCCGCTGCCACGGGGTCGCGCCCTTCTACCGGCGGAGCTTCGCCCCGGTGCGGGCGATCCTGGAGAACCCGCCGCTGTGGGCCGAGGAGGGCGAGCAATGA
- a CDS encoding OmpH family outer membrane protein — protein sequence MAESKIGFVNSDRVMREAAPAVRAQQRLEKEFERRDQELQRMAADLQAMQEDLERNGLTMAEGDRRNKERAFNDLNRDFQRKQREFREDLNQRRNEELATVLDKANAAVKRIAESENYDIIFQEAVYANPRIDITDKVIKALAEGK from the coding sequence ATGGCCGAATCGAAGATCGGTTTCGTCAACTCCGACCGCGTGATGCGCGAGGCCGCCCCTGCGGTGCGTGCCCAGCAGCGCCTGGAGAAGGAGTTCGAGCGCCGTGACCAGGAACTGCAGCGCATGGCGGCGGATCTGCAGGCCATGCAGGAAGACCTGGAGCGCAACGGCCTGACCATGGCCGAAGGCGACCGCCGCAACAAGGAGCGCGCGTTCAACGATCTGAATCGTGACTTCCAGCGCAAGCAGCGGGAATTCCGCGAGGATCTCAACCAGCGCCGCAACGAGGAACTCGCCACCGTGCTCGACAAGGCCAACGCCGCGGTCAAGCGCATCGCCGAGAGCGAGAACTACGACATCATCTTCCAGGAAGCGGTGTACGCGAATCCGCGCATCGACATCACCGACAAGGTGATCAAGGCGCTCGCCGAAGGCAAGTAG
- the bioF gene encoding 8-amino-7-oxononanoate synthase, producing MLLDRLQAELAALDDQALRRTRRTLDTPCGPHATVDGRSMLAFCSNDYLGLAGDPQLARALAEGAARWGAGSGASHLVSGHYRVHDELEARLAAFVGMESALYLSTGYMANLGVVPALLGRGDAIFADRLNHASLVDGALLSRASLQRYPHRDLGALARLLEASDAPRKAIVTDSVFSMDGDLAPLAELLTLAERHDCWLVVDDAHGFGVLGPQGRGALAAAGLTSWRLIYVGTLGKAAGVAGAFVAGQRDVVTWLLQKMRTYIFTTGAPPALAQALLASLELIEHGDERRARLNALIEQFRAELQLTRWHLLPSTTAILPVQVGDNAETLALARALWDEGLWVPAIRPPTVPLGTARLRVSLTAAHSAEDVRRLTAALNRLECRL from the coding sequence ATGCTGCTCGATCGGCTGCAGGCGGAGCTCGCCGCCCTCGACGACCAGGCGCTGCGCCGCACCCGACGCACGCTCGACACCCCCTGCGGCCCGCACGCCACGGTGGACGGCCGCTCCATGCTGGCCTTCTGCAGCAACGACTACCTGGGGCTGGCCGGCGATCCGCAGCTTGCCCGCGCGCTGGCCGAAGGCGCCGCGCGCTGGGGTGCGGGCTCCGGCGCCTCCCACCTGGTCAGCGGCCACTACCGGGTGCACGACGAACTGGAAGCCCGCCTCGCGGCCTTCGTCGGCATGGAGTCGGCGCTCTACCTGTCGACCGGCTACATGGCCAACCTCGGCGTAGTGCCGGCGCTGCTCGGGCGCGGCGACGCGATCTTCGCCGACCGCCTCAACCACGCCTCGCTGGTCGACGGCGCCCTGCTCTCGCGCGCCAGCTTGCAGCGCTATCCGCACCGCGACCTCGGCGCTCTGGCCCGGCTGCTGGAAGCGAGCGACGCGCCGCGCAAGGCCATCGTCACCGACAGCGTGTTCAGCATGGACGGCGACCTCGCCCCGTTGGCCGAGCTGCTGACACTGGCCGAACGGCACGACTGCTGGCTGGTCGTGGACGACGCCCACGGCTTCGGTGTGCTCGGCCCGCAGGGGCGCGGCGCGCTGGCCGCGGCCGGGCTGACAAGCTGGCGGCTGATCTATGTCGGCACCCTGGGCAAAGCCGCTGGCGTGGCGGGCGCCTTCGTCGCCGGCCAGCGCGACGTGGTCACCTGGCTGCTGCAGAAGATGCGCACCTACATCTTCACCACCGGCGCCCCGCCAGCGCTTGCCCAGGCGCTGCTCGCCAGCCTCGAGCTGATCGAACACGGCGACGAACGCCGTGCGCGGCTGAACGCCCTCATCGAACAATTCCGCGCCGAACTACAGCTCACCCGCTGGCACCTGCTGCCCTCCACCACCGCCATCCTGCCGGTGCAGGTCGGCGACAACGCCGAGACCCTGGCGCTCGCCCGCGCGCTGTGGGACGAAGGCCTGTGGGTGCCGGCGATCCGCCCGCCCACCGTGCCGCTGGGCACCGCCCGCCTGCGTGTGTCGCTCACCGCCGCGCACAGCGCGGAGGACGTGCGCCGCCTGACCGCGGCGCTGAACCGTTTGGAGTGCAGACTGTGA
- the lpxD gene encoding UDP-3-O-(3-hydroxymyristoyl)glucosamine N-acyltransferase gives MLRLDELVARLGGDLLGDPAVIVRRVATLDQAGEGDLAFLANRKYASRLGDCQASAVIVAPDARELTTLPRIVTADPYVYFARVAQLFSPPDNPPAGLHQTAVVDVSVPASVSIGPGSTIEAGARIGENVVIGPGCHVGRDVVIGDGSRLHAAVTIYHGCVIGRDCVLHAGAVIGADGFGFARERDGSWVKIPQTGRVVIGDDVEVGANTTIDRGALDDTVIGNGVKLDNQIQIAHNVRIGDKTAVAGCVGIAGSTTIGARCMIGGQAGIIGHLVIADDVVVSAGTLVTKSIRRAGVYTGNLPVQSHLDWVKNFAHLRHLDDMAARIRALEQRLDKIDPA, from the coding sequence ATGCTCCGTCTAGATGAACTGGTTGCCCGGTTGGGTGGCGATCTGCTCGGCGACCCCGCCGTGATCGTGCGCCGGGTGGCGACGCTGGATCAGGCGGGCGAGGGCGACCTCGCCTTTCTCGCCAATCGAAAATACGCTTCGCGCCTGGGCGACTGCCAGGCCTCGGCGGTGATCGTCGCACCTGACGCACGTGAGCTGACGACCTTGCCGCGTATCGTCACCGCGGACCCCTACGTCTACTTCGCCCGTGTGGCGCAACTCTTCAGCCCGCCGGACAACCCGCCGGCCGGCTTGCATCAGACTGCGGTGGTTGATGTGTCCGTGCCGGCTTCGGTCAGCATCGGTCCGGGCTCCACGATCGAGGCCGGTGCACGCATCGGCGAGAACGTCGTCATCGGCCCCGGTTGCCATGTCGGGCGTGACGTCGTCATCGGCGACGGCAGCCGTCTGCATGCCGCCGTGACCATCTATCACGGCTGCGTGATCGGCAGGGACTGCGTCCTGCATGCCGGCGCGGTGATCGGCGCAGACGGCTTCGGCTTCGCACGCGAACGCGACGGCAGCTGGGTGAAGATCCCGCAAACCGGACGGGTGGTGATCGGCGACGATGTCGAGGTCGGCGCAAACACCACCATCGACCGCGGCGCGCTGGACGACACCGTGATCGGTAACGGCGTCAAGCTGGACAATCAGATCCAGATCGCCCACAACGTGCGCATCGGCGACAAGACCGCGGTGGCCGGTTGCGTGGGGATCGCCGGCAGTACCACGATCGGCGCGCGCTGCATGATAGGCGGGCAGGCCGGCATCATCGGTCATCTGGTGATCGCCGACGACGTGGTGGTGTCCGCCGGAACGCTGGTGACCAAGTCCATCCGCCGAGCGGGTGTCTACACCGGAAACCTGCCGGTACAGAGCCACCTCGACTGGGTGAAAAACTTCGCGCATCTTCGCCACCTGGATGACATGGCGGCTAGAATACGCGCCCTCGAACAACGCCTAGACAAGATAGATCCTGCCTGA
- the bioD gene encoding dethiobiotin synthase: protein MQTASAWFVTGTDTEVGKTYATCALLHAARRAGLRALGMKPVAAGAELVDGRLANEDALRLLAAGSFDPGLDTLNPYCLASPIAPHIAAGEEGVIIETAPIRDALACLRAQADCVFVEGAGGFRVPLGPDYDMAMLARDLELPVILVVGMRLGCINHALLTAEAIAARDLPLAGWIANHVDPQMLRVDENLAALRERLPAPLLGVLPFDPGGNPAAASMALELPAVR, encoded by the coding sequence ATGCAGACAGCATCCGCCTGGTTCGTGACCGGCACCGACACCGAAGTCGGCAAGACCTACGCCACCTGCGCCCTGCTGCATGCCGCGCGACGCGCGGGGCTGCGGGCGTTGGGAATGAAGCCGGTGGCCGCTGGCGCGGAACTGGTCGACGGCCGGCTGGCCAACGAGGATGCGCTGCGCCTGCTGGCCGCAGGCAGTTTCGATCCCGGGCTGGACACGCTGAACCCATACTGCCTGGCAAGCCCGATCGCGCCCCACATCGCCGCCGGCGAGGAAGGCGTGATCATCGAGACCGCACCGATCCGCGATGCGCTGGCCTGCCTGCGGGCGCAAGCCGATTGCGTGTTCGTGGAGGGCGCCGGAGGGTTTCGCGTGCCGCTTGGCCCGGACTACGACATGGCCATGCTGGCGCGAGACCTCGAGCTGCCGGTGATCCTGGTGGTCGGCATGCGGCTGGGATGCATCAACCATGCACTGCTCACCGCCGAGGCGATTGCCGCGCGCGACCTTCCGCTGGCCGGCTGGATCGCCAACCATGTCGATCCGCAGATGCTGCGGGTGGACGAAAATCTCGCGGCCCTGAGGGAACGCCTGCCCGCACCGCTACTCGGCGTGCTGCCCTTCGACCCGGGCGGCAATCCGGCCGCCGCCAGCATGGCGCTCGAACTGCCGGCCGTTCGTTGA
- the bioH gene encoding pimeloyl-ACP methyl ester esterase BioH: MSRPLVLLHGWGLSARVWTPLRAGLGGLDIHTPDLPGHGAAPAADNATLADWSDRLAANLPDGAVVCGWSLGGLIALDLAARHPAKVSRLVLIGSTPRFVAGTDWAHGLAADTVDAFRREFATAPAAVLRRFVALQALGDARRRELTRTLDGALTATDPTPMQADALADGLALLADTDLRAAIADVRQPALLIHGERDALIPVAAGRWLAATLPEARLEVLADTGHAPFLSHPTECAALLERFVRA; this comes from the coding sequence GTGAGCCGGCCGCTGGTGCTGCTGCACGGCTGGGGGCTGAGCGCGCGGGTGTGGACGCCTCTGCGTGCCGGACTCGGCGGCCTCGACATCCACACTCCCGACCTGCCCGGGCACGGCGCAGCACCCGCCGCCGACAACGCGACGCTCGCCGACTGGAGCGACCGTCTGGCCGCCAACCTGCCCGACGGCGCCGTAGTCTGCGGTTGGTCGCTCGGCGGCCTGATCGCGCTCGATCTGGCCGCGCGCCATCCGGCCAAAGTATCCCGGCTGGTGCTGATCGGCAGCACGCCGCGCTTCGTCGCCGGCACCGACTGGGCGCACGGACTGGCGGCCGACACCGTGGACGCCTTCCGCCGCGAATTCGCCACCGCGCCGGCCGCGGTGCTGCGCCGCTTCGTTGCGCTGCAGGCGCTGGGCGACGCACGACGGCGCGAGCTCACCCGAACGCTGGACGGTGCCCTGACTGCCACCGACCCTACCCCCATGCAGGCCGATGCACTGGCCGACGGTCTCGCCCTGCTGGCCGATACCGACCTGCGCGCAGCCATCGCGGACGTCCGGCAGCCCGCCCTGCTGATCCACGGCGAGCGCGACGCGCTGATACCGGTGGCCGCAGGCCGCTGGCTGGCCGCGACGCTGCCGGAGGCAAGGCTTGAAGTGCTCGCCGACACCGGGCATGCCCCCTTCCTGTCGCACCCCACTGAATGCGCGGCCTTGCTGGAGCGCTTCGTCCGTGCCTGA
- the lpxB gene encoding lipid-A-disaccharide synthase: MPPRIAMVAGEASGDLLASHLIRAIRRHLPDAQFFGIGGPKMQAEGFEVLWPCELLAVHGYVDALKRYRELSGIRKSLLARIRRERPDAFIGVDAPDFNLWLEGKVKAAGMPAIHFVSPSIWAWRGGRIRKIARSVSHMLCMFPFEPPLYEKAGVPVTYVGHPLADVFPLEPNRQQARETLNLPKGARALAMLPGSRQSEVRNLADTFIATARLLHERQPELVFLVPLATRETRQLFDEAIYRNQAADLPIRMLFGHAVDAMTAADAVLVASGTASLEAALLKRPMVISYRIGKWQYRLMKRMAYLPWVGLPNILCKDSLVPELLQDDATPEKLADALEHWLNDPAACRALAERFTELHHSLRQGTADKAAGAILPYLVGAEECRLRAVS, from the coding sequence ATGCCGCCGAGAATTGCCATGGTCGCCGGGGAAGCCTCCGGGGATCTGCTCGCCAGCCATTTGATCCGCGCCATCCGTCGCCATCTGCCGGATGCCCAGTTCTTTGGCATCGGCGGCCCGAAGATGCAGGCCGAAGGCTTCGAGGTGCTGTGGCCCTGCGAACTGCTCGCGGTGCATGGTTACGTGGACGCGCTCAAGCGCTACCGTGAGCTGTCGGGCATACGCAAGTCGCTGCTCGCGCGAATCCGCCGCGAGCGTCCGGACGCCTTCATCGGGGTCGACGCGCCCGACTTCAACCTGTGGCTGGAAGGCAAGGTAAAGGCCGCCGGCATGCCCGCCATCCACTTCGTCAGCCCGTCGATCTGGGCCTGGCGGGGCGGACGGATCCGCAAGATCGCCCGCTCGGTCTCGCACATGCTGTGCATGTTCCCCTTCGAGCCGCCGCTCTACGAGAAGGCCGGGGTGCCGGTCACCTACGTCGGCCATCCGCTGGCCGACGTCTTCCCGCTGGAGCCCAACAGGCAGCAGGCGCGTGAAACATTGAACCTGCCCAAGGGCGCGCGGGCGCTGGCGATGCTGCCGGGCAGCCGGCAGTCCGAGGTGCGCAACCTGGCCGACACCTTCATCGCTACCGCACGCCTGTTGCACGAGCGCCAGCCCGAGCTGGTCTTTCTCGTGCCGCTGGCCACCCGGGAGACGCGGCAGTTGTTCGACGAGGCGATCTACCGCAACCAGGCCGCGGACCTGCCGATCCGCATGCTGTTCGGTCACGCGGTCGATGCCATGACCGCCGCGGACGCGGTGCTCGTGGCCAGCGGCACCGCCAGCCTGGAGGCGGCACTGCTCAAGCGCCCGATGGTGATCAGCTACCGCATCGGCAAGTGGCAGTATCGCCTGATGAAGCGCATGGCCTACCTGCCCTGGGTGGGTTTGCCCAACATCCTGTGCAAGGATTCACTGGTCCCCGAGCTGCTGCAGGACGACGCCACGCCGGAGAAGCTGGCCGACGCGCTGGAGCACTGGCTGAACGACCCGGCGGCCTGCCGGGCGCTGGCCGAACGCTTCACCGAGCTGCACCACAGCCTGCGCCAGGGCACCGCCGACAAGGCCGCCGGCGCGATCCTGCCCTACCTGGTCGGAGCCGAAGAATGCAGGCTGCGCGCGGTCTCCTGA
- the bioC gene encoding malonyl-ACP O-methyltransferase BioC, whose product MPETPDAKARVRQAFHRAAGTYDQAAVVQREICRHLADFAAAHPCGRTLDRVLDAGCGTGHALDLLAATHPGAEVLALDFAPGMLARVTGHPRVCGDLEHLPLATACMDAVWSSLAVQWCRPAAMFAELARVLRPQGIAWIATLGPATLHELRDAFRTVDDAPHVIDFHPPETWQAAAERAGLKVRALRRRPCAALAPDLRGLLRHIKAIGAHTVSNTPRAPLGRDAWRRLQARYEIWRRDDGQLPATYDVILLAVERIECRQHPPGS is encoded by the coding sequence GTGCCTGAGACGCCCGACGCCAAGGCCCGCGTCCGGCAGGCCTTCCACCGCGCCGCGGGCACCTATGACCAGGCGGCCGTGGTGCAACGCGAGATCTGCCGGCACCTGGCCGACTTTGCCGCGGCGCATCCGTGTGGCCGCACGCTCGACCGCGTGCTCGATGCCGGCTGCGGCACCGGCCATGCGCTCGACCTGCTCGCAGCGACCCACCCGGGAGCGGAAGTGCTCGCGCTCGACTTCGCTCCCGGCATGCTGGCACGTGTCACCGGTCACCCGCGCGTGTGCGGCGACCTCGAGCACCTGCCGCTGGCCACCGCTTGCATGGATGCGGTGTGGTCCAGCCTCGCCGTGCAATGGTGCCGGCCCGCCGCCATGTTCGCCGAGCTCGCGCGGGTTCTGCGCCCGCAGGGAATCGCGTGGATCGCCACGCTGGGGCCGGCGACCTTGCACGAACTGCGCGACGCCTTCCGTACGGTGGACGACGCACCCCACGTCATCGATTTCCATCCGCCGGAAACCTGGCAGGCCGCCGCTGAGCGGGCTGGCCTGAAGGTCCGCGCACTCCGGCGCCGGCCCTGCGCCGCGCTGGCGCCCGACCTGCGCGGCCTGCTGCGCCACATCAAGGCGATCGGCGCCCACACCGTGAGCAACACTCCCCGGGCGCCGCTCGGCCGCGACGCCTGGCGCCGCCTTCAGGCCCGTTACGAGATCTGGCGCCGTGACGACGGCCAGTTGCCCGCCACCTACGACGTCATCCTCCTCGCAGTGGAACGCATCGAATGCAGACAGCATCCGCCTGGTTCGTGA
- the fabZ gene encoding 3-hydroxyacyl-ACP dehydratase FabZ: protein MDINEILQYLPHRYPFLLVDRVLEIEEGKRILALKNVTMNEPFFPGHFPNHPVMPGVLIVEAMAQAAALLSFKTMGVKPDENSVVLFAGIDNVRFKRQVVPGDQLMFDVEILQGKRNIYKYKGVARVGDQIATEAELMCALKTKS from the coding sequence ATGGACATCAACGAAATCCTGCAATACCTCCCGCACCGCTACCCCTTCCTGCTGGTGGATCGGGTGCTGGAGATCGAAGAAGGCAAGCGCATCCTGGCGTTGAAGAACGTCACGATGAACGAGCCCTTCTTCCCTGGCCACTTTCCCAACCATCCGGTAATGCCCGGCGTGCTGATCGTCGAGGCGATGGCGCAGGCCGCCGCACTGCTGTCCTTCAAGACCATGGGCGTGAAGCCGGACGAGAACTCGGTGGTGCTGTTCGCCGGCATCGACAACGTGCGCTTCAAGCGCCAGGTGGTGCCGGGCGACCAGCTGATGTTCGACGTCGAGATCCTGCAGGGCAAGCGCAACATATACAAGTACAAGGGTGTCGCTCGCGTGGGCGACCAGATCGCCACCGAAGCCGAACTGATGTGCGCGCTCAAGACCAAGTCATGA
- the lpxA gene encoding acyl-ACP--UDP-N-acetylglucosamine O-acyltransferase codes for MIHPSAIVHPGAKLGVNVEIGPYSIVGEHVEIGDNTRIGPHVVIEGHTRIGRDNEIFQFCSIGAQPQDKKYDAEPTRLEIGDRNTIREFCSFNVGTSQDAGVTRMGDDNWVMAYVHVAHDCQVGNHTIFANNATLAGHVHVGDWAILGGFTGVHQFVRVGAHSFCGVGTVLLQDLPPYVTVSGNPAQPHGINSEGLKRRGYSSEGIMAIKRAYRALYRSGLKLDEAREKIGGIAAEHPEVELFRDFIAHSPRGIVR; via the coding sequence ATGATTCATCCCAGCGCAATCGTTCATCCCGGGGCGAAGCTCGGCGTCAACGTCGAGATCGGTCCGTACTCGATCGTCGGCGAGCATGTCGAGATCGGCGACAACACGCGTATCGGTCCGCACGTGGTCATCGAAGGCCACACCCGTATCGGCCGCGACAACGAGATCTTCCAGTTCTGCTCGATCGGCGCGCAGCCCCAGGACAAGAAGTACGATGCGGAGCCGACCCGGTTGGAAATCGGCGACCGCAACACCATCCGCGAGTTCTGTTCGTTCAACGTCGGCACCAGCCAGGATGCCGGTGTAACCCGCATGGGCGACGACAACTGGGTGATGGCCTACGTGCACGTCGCGCACGACTGCCAGGTTGGCAACCACACCATCTTCGCCAACAACGCCACGCTGGCGGGGCACGTCCATGTCGGCGACTGGGCGATCCTCGGCGGGTTCACCGGCGTGCACCAGTTCGTGCGCGTCGGTGCACACAGCTTCTGCGGTGTGGGTACCGTACTGCTGCAGGATCTGCCGCCCTATGTCACGGTGTCCGGCAATCCGGCGCAACCGCACGGCATCAACAGCGAAGGGCTCAAGCGCCGCGGCTACTCGTCCGAGGGCATCATGGCGATCAAGCGTGCCTACCGCGCGCTGTACCGCAGCGGCCTCAAGCTGGACGAAGCGCGCGAGAAAATCGGCGGGATCGCTGCGGAGCACCCGGAAGTCGAACTCTTCCGCGATTTCATCGCCCACAGTCCGCGCGGCATCGTCCGCTAG
- a CDS encoding CopD family protein: MTVHHLMLFLHVLGVTVWVGGMAFAWGCLRPAAMQLPPAQRLPLWAASFSRFFPLVWAAVALIALSGIFMLLETGFARAPRAWHAMLLTGAVMMGVFASIWFGPWVRLQRAVRVEDWASGAVALNAIRQRVAFNLALGVVTIAVATLGLGL, translated from the coding sequence ATGACCGTGCACCACCTGATGCTGTTCCTGCATGTGCTGGGCGTGACCGTGTGGGTCGGCGGCATGGCCTTCGCCTGGGGCTGCCTGCGGCCGGCGGCGATGCAGTTACCGCCGGCGCAGCGCCTGCCCCTGTGGGCGGCCAGCTTCTCACGCTTCTTTCCGCTGGTCTGGGCTGCGGTGGCGCTGATCGCGCTGTCGGGCATCTTCATGCTGCTGGAGACCGGTTTCGCGCGCGCGCCGCGCGCCTGGCACGCGATGCTGCTCACCGGTGCGGTGATGATGGGCGTGTTCGCCAGCATCTGGTTCGGGCCCTGGGTGCGCCTGCAGCGCGCGGTGCGCGTCGAGGACTGGGCGAGCGGCGCGGTGGCGCTCAACGCCATCCGCCAGCGGGTGGCCTTCAACCTTGCGCTGGGGGTGGTGACGATCGCCGTCGCCACGCTCGGCCTCGGCCTGTGA